From the genome of Uranotaenia lowii strain MFRU-FL chromosome 1, ASM2978415v1, whole genome shotgun sequence, one region includes:
- the LOC129745250 gene encoding myosin regulatory light chain 2, whose translation MSEKKEKKTKKKAAKDETPADTPAPETPASGDSGSRGSTRGSSSRKAKKAPSSVFVLFSQKQIAEFKEAFQLMDNDKDGVIGKNDLRSTFDALGKLVSDKELDEMLGEATGPLNFTQLLTLFANRMSGGGSDDDDVVINAFKAFDMNGKIDGERFRYALTHWGQEKFTEDEVDDAFDQMIIDDKGFIDTAALIALLTGSEEAEEE comes from the exons ATG TCTGAGAAGAAGGAAAAGAAGACCAAGAAGAAGGCCGCAAAGGACGAGACCCCAGCTGATACCCCAGCCCCAGAGACTCCGGCGTCCGGAGATTCCGGCTCCCGAGGATCCACCCGCGGCTCGTCCTCCCGCAAGGCCAAGAAGGCCCCATCCTCGGTCTTCGTCCTCTTCTCCCAGAAGCAGATCGCCGAATTCAAGGAG GCCTTCCAGCTGATGGACAATGACAAAGACGGTGTGATTGGCAAGAACGACCTGCGCTCGACCTTCGATGCCCTCGGCAAGCTGGTGTCCGATAAGGAACTGGATGAGATGCTCGGTGAAGCCACCGGCCCACTCAACTTCACCCAGCTGCTGACCCTGTTCGCCAACCGCATGTCCGGTGGAGGTTCCGATGACGACGATGTCGTCATCAACGCCTTCAAGGCCTTCGACATGAACGGCAAGATCGACGGCGAGCGATTCCGCTACGCCCTGACCCACTGGGGACAGGAGAAGTTCACCGAGGATGAGGTTGACGATGCCTTCGACCAGATGATCATCGACGATAAGGGCTTCATCGATACCGCTGCCCTGATCGCCCTGCTCACCGGCTCCGAAGAAGCAGAGGAAGAATAA